One Dictyoglomus turgidum DSM 6724 DNA window includes the following coding sequences:
- a CDS encoding potassium channel family protein yields the protein MKSLSYRLKRAGLDKTKLNSFAVIGLGRFGVAVATTLERMGFSVIAIDKDETKVEEIKDYVSYAKVLDSTNINALREAGVQNVDVAIVSIAHDVEASVLTALLVKELGVKFVISRAISEPHEKILERIGVDLVVYPERDMGVRLAQRLVVPNVIDYMEFSANIKIFEVEPPEPIIGKTIQELDLRKNYNLSIIAIQRGSEVIGNINPFERIQRGDILYIIGTFEDISKFLSRT from the coding sequence ATGAAATCTCTATCTTATAGGCTAAAAAGGGCAGGACTTGATAAGACAAAATTAAATAGTTTTGCGGTGATAGGGCTTGGAAGGTTTGGAGTAGCGGTGGCAACTACTCTTGAAAGGATGGGTTTTTCTGTTATTGCCATTGATAAGGATGAGACTAAAGTGGAGGAGATTAAAGATTATGTCTCTTATGCAAAGGTTTTAGATTCTACAAATATAAATGCATTAAGAGAGGCAGGGGTACAAAATGTGGATGTGGCTATAGTTTCCATTGCTCATGATGTGGAAGCAAGTGTGCTTACTGCATTGCTTGTAAAAGAGCTGGGAGTGAAATTTGTTATTTCAAGAGCTATAAGTGAACCTCATGAAAAAATTCTTGAGAGGATTGGAGTAGATCTTGTAGTATATCCTGAGAGGGATATGGGAGTAAGACTCGCTCAAAGGTTGGTAGTCCCTAATGTAATAGATTATATGGAGTTTTCTGCAAATATTAAGATTTTTGAGGTTGAGCCACCTGAGCCCATAATTGGTAAGACTATACAAGAACTTGATCTTCGTAAGAATTACAATCTTTCTATAATTGCTATTCAGAGAGGTTCAGAGGTAATCGGAAATATTAATCCTTTTGAGAGAATTCAAAGAGGAGACATCCTTTATATTATTGGAACTTTTGAGGATATTAGTAAATTTTTAAGTAGGACATAA
- a CDS encoding TrkH family potassium uptake protein has product MNLFMFEKELISKKRGFNPAVFFIISFAIVILTGAILLSLPISSAKGEFTNFLTALFTATSATCVTGLVVVDTGTYWSHFGHLVILLLIQIGGLSYAVISTGMMLLLNRRLQLRERLILQYSLNTTSLRGIVSFLKNVLITVFIFESIGALSLFFVFIKRYPLLRSIKFAIFHSVSAFCNAGLDLIGGFRSFTDYVSDPHLVFTITTLIIVGGIGFIVIHDIIQRFMGKRIHLSLHSKMALFTTLFLILIGTIVIFILEYNNPNTLKPLNFWGKFLGAYFQSVTPRTAGFNTLDIGKMNPSTLLFIIVLMFIGASPGGTGGGIKTVTFLVLWLSVSTIILERKNVHFKDRTIPWENVKRAYIVFLLSLTLVIISWFLLLITEPFPPLNILFEVVSAFGTVGLSTGITPYLSPFARLVIILTMFLGRVGTVTAGMAILIPVSKRSQVEYPSEEVSIG; this is encoded by the coding sequence TTGAATCTTTTTATGTTTGAAAAAGAGTTAATCTCTAAGAAGAGGGGGTTCAATCCTGCTGTATTTTTTATTATAAGTTTTGCTATTGTCATACTTACTGGAGCTATCCTGTTATCTCTTCCTATATCTTCTGCTAAAGGAGAATTTACCAACTTTCTTACAGCCCTTTTTACTGCGACATCGGCAACTTGTGTGACAGGACTTGTGGTGGTGGATACAGGAACCTATTGGTCTCATTTTGGTCATTTAGTAATTCTTCTTCTTATACAGATTGGAGGATTAAGTTATGCAGTAATTTCTACGGGCATGATGCTTCTTTTAAATAGAAGACTCCAGCTTAGGGAAAGGTTAATTTTACAGTATTCTTTGAATACCACATCTTTAAGAGGTATTGTTTCTTTTTTAAAAAACGTCTTGATAACGGTTTTTATTTTTGAGAGTATTGGTGCTCTTTCTCTATTTTTTGTTTTTATAAAAAGATATCCTCTATTAAGAAGTATAAAATTTGCAATTTTTCATTCTGTTTCTGCTTTTTGTAATGCTGGTTTAGACTTGATAGGAGGCTTTAGGAGTTTTACCGATTATGTTTCTGATCCGCATCTTGTTTTTACTATAACTACCCTTATTATAGTGGGTGGGATTGGTTTTATTGTGATCCATGACATAATTCAACGTTTTATGGGGAAGAGAATACATCTTTCTTTACATAGTAAGATGGCTTTATTTACTACATTGTTTTTGATTTTAATTGGTACTATTGTGATCTTTATCCTTGAGTATAACAATCCAAATACATTAAAACCATTGAATTTTTGGGGCAAATTTTTAGGAGCCTATTTTCAGTCTGTGACTCCCAGAACTGCTGGATTTAATACCCTTGATATTGGTAAGATGAATCCTTCTACATTACTTTTTATCATAGTTTTAATGTTTATTGGTGCATCTCCAGGAGGGACTGGAGGTGGAATTAAAACAGTAACTTTTCTCGTTTTATGGTTAAGCGTTTCTACAATTATTCTTGAAAGAAAAAATGTACATTTTAAGGATAGGACTATCCCCTGGGAAAATGTGAAGAGGGCATATATTGTATTTCTTCTTTCTTTAACTCTTGTAATAATTAGTTGGTTTTTATTGCTTATTACTGAGCCTTTTCCACCTTTGAATATACTATTTGAGGTAGTTTCTGCTTTTGGCACTGTAGGACTTTCTACAGGAATTACTCCTTATCTTTCTCCTTTTGCAAGGTTGGTAATTATTTTGACCATGTTTCTTGGTAGAGTTGGTACTGTTACAGCAGGAATGGCGATTTTAATACCTGTTTCTAAGAGATCTCAAGTGGAATATCCTTCTGAGGAGGTGAGTATAGGCTAA
- the purE gene encoding 5-(carboxyamino)imidazole ribonucleotide mutase, whose protein sequence is MLVVILMGSKGDLDHAKKIAHTLEKFEVPYVMRVASAHKIPLKVLEIIKEYEEKDVVYITIAGRSNALSGFTDANTTKPVIACPPYSERFGGVDIFSTLRMPSGVAPLTILEPEEAALAAVKILAMKYENLKEKIKKYHEEKRKEIEKADEEVRSNG, encoded by the coding sequence ATGTTAGTTGTGATCCTAATGGGCTCAAAGGGAGATTTGGATCATGCTAAAAAAATAGCCCATACCTTGGAAAAATTTGAAGTTCCATATGTGATGAGAGTAGCTTCTGCCCACAAAATTCCTCTAAAAGTATTAGAAATTATAAAAGAATATGAGGAAAAAGACGTTGTATATATCACAATAGCAGGAAGAAGTAATGCCCTTTCAGGTTTTACTGATGCTAACACAACAAAACCAGTTATTGCTTGTCCTCCCTATAGCGAGAGATTTGGAGGAGTAGATATATTTTCTACATTAAGGATGCCATCAGGAGTCGCTCCTTTAACCATTTTAGAACCAGAAGAAGCTGCACTTGCTGCTGTAAAGATATTGGCTATGAAATATGAAAATTTAAAAGAAAAAATCAAAAAATATCATGAAGAAAAAAGAAAAGAGATAGAAAAGGCTGACGAAGAGGTGAGAAGTAATGGGTAG
- the purC gene encoding phosphoribosylaminoimidazolesuccinocarboxamide synthase, producing MGSVKDLIIIESPTEKSLGRGRFVFSDRYSVFDYGEMPDHIDDKGKAICIATAYFFEKLENLGIKTHYVGLVEDDKIKTLYELKKPTNVMEFKMVRVIKPDLKDNIYDYSVFKKEKSNFLIPLEVIYRNSLPEGSSIFKRLKEGSLTLQDIGLEEMPEPGQKLEKPIVDFSTKLEVNDRYLSRKEALEISGLYESEFEKLINLTLFIDDLITEETRKINLNNEDGKVEYALDLERNIMLVDALGTLDECRFTFEGIPVSKEIARIYYRKTDWYKEIEEAKKKDRFHWKDYVSSPPQLPKQIRELISLIYKAYANELTGIEWFETSPLKDLLYRVKELI from the coding sequence ATGGGTAGTGTAAAAGACCTAATAATAATAGAAAGTCCTACAGAAAAATCTCTTGGAAGAGGAAGATTTGTATTTTCTGATAGATATTCTGTATTTGATTATGGAGAAATGCCTGATCATATAGATGATAAAGGAAAAGCCATATGTATAGCTACGGCTTATTTCTTTGAAAAATTAGAAAACTTAGGAATTAAAACCCACTACGTAGGGCTTGTAGAAGATGATAAAATTAAAACCCTTTATGAATTAAAAAAACCCACAAATGTTATGGAATTCAAAATGGTAAGAGTAATAAAGCCAGATCTTAAGGATAACATTTATGACTATTCTGTATTTAAAAAAGAAAAATCAAATTTCCTAATACCTTTAGAAGTTATTTATAGAAATTCCCTTCCCGAAGGATCCTCCATATTTAAGAGGCTAAAGGAAGGAAGTTTAACTCTCCAGGACATAGGTCTTGAAGAGATGCCAGAGCCGGGACAAAAATTAGAAAAGCCTATTGTGGATTTCTCTACAAAATTAGAAGTAAATGATAGATATTTATCTCGAAAAGAAGCTTTAGAAATTAGCGGACTTTATGAGTCAGAATTTGAAAAGCTAATAAATCTCACCTTATTCATAGACGATCTAATCACAGAGGAAACCCGAAAAATAAACCTAAACAATGAGGACGGAAAAGTAGAATATGCTCTTGACTTGGAACGTAACATAATGCTCGTAGATGCTCTTGGAACTCTTGATGAATGTAGATTTACCTTTGAAGGAATACCGGTAAGCAAAGAAATTGCAAGAATCTATTACCGAAAAACCGATTGGTATAAAGAAATAGAAGAGGCAAAAAAGAAAGATCGTTTTCATTGGAAAGACTATGTAAGCTCTCCTCCTCAACTTCCAAAGCAAATAAGAGAGTTGATATCCTTAATTTATAAAGCATATGCCAATGAACTTACAGGAATAGAATGGTTTGAAACTTCCCCTCTGAAAGATCTACTCTACAGAGTAAAGGAATTAATTTAA
- a CDS encoding MgtC/SapB family protein, with protein MINVWDVLLRFILSTLFSGVIGWEREKEEKPAGLRTHILVSLGSTLFMIVSAYAFPGNGDPGRIAAQVVTGIGFIGAGTILRTGFTVKGLTTAASIWAVSGIGLSVGAGLYFPAFIATIFIIVVLVLATKLEKIFLGTHQDVGLNLIIEDRPGAIGEIGTLLGELNVDIKQIELGNSWEGKISLKILVRIPQKLTKNELLLRLSDLPSVVDVELI; from the coding sequence ATGATAAATGTATGGGATGTATTATTAAGATTTATTCTATCTACATTATTCTCTGGAGTTATAGGCTGGGAGAGGGAAAAAGAGGAAAAACCAGCTGGGCTTAGAACTCATATATTGGTTTCCTTAGGTTCTACTCTCTTTATGATTGTATCCGCCTATGCCTTTCCAGGAAATGGTGATCCTGGAAGGATAGCAGCTCAAGTTGTGACAGGTATAGGCTTTATAGGAGCGGGTACAATTTTAAGAACAGGATTTACTGTAAAGGGGTTGACTACGGCAGCAAGTATATGGGCAGTCTCTGGAATTGGACTTTCGGTGGGAGCTGGACTATATTTTCCAGCTTTTATAGCTACTATTTTTATTATAGTAGTACTTGTTTTAGCAACAAAACTTGAAAAGATTTTTTTAGGTACTCATCAAGATGTGGGATTAAATTTGATAATAGAAGATAGGCCTGGGGCTATAGGAGAGATAGGGACTCTTCTTGGAGAATTAAATGTGGACATAAAACAGATAGAACTTGGAAATTCCTGGGAAGGAAAAATTTCTTTAAAAATATTAGTTAGGATTCCTCAAAAGTTGACAAAAAATGAATTACTTTTAAGGCTTTCAGATCTTCCTTCTGTTGTTGATGTGGAATTGATTTAG
- a CDS encoding MBL fold metallo-hydrolase yields the protein METDKYISRLVEENVYHISDYRDDSFYLIIGENKAILFDTGMGTGDLKKYIGSLTNKDVEVVISHAHWDHIMQVNQFEKVYMNHKDIEIIKIFKMDIKYDHFLDIKDGDILDIGGRKLEVIEVPGHTPGSIVLLDNKYKLLFSGDAIGAGHTWMQLPGCLPLSSYLESLHKLAKRSNEFEKIYNGHLAQRNGIPVPREYLFDLIKAVEKVISGELMGEPYPYGNFGGLYVNYGMATLVYNPQNIK from the coding sequence ATGGAAACTGATAAATATATTTCAAGATTAGTTGAGGAAAATGTTTATCATATTTCTGATTATAGGGATGATAGCTTTTATTTAATAATTGGAGAAAATAAAGCAATACTTTTTGATACAGGAATGGGGACAGGAGATCTTAAGAAGTACATAGGGAGTCTTACTAATAAAGATGTAGAAGTGGTGATTTCTCATGCTCATTGGGATCATATAATGCAGGTGAACCAGTTTGAGAAGGTGTATATGAATCATAAAGATATAGAGATTATAAAAATTTTTAAGATGGATATTAAATATGACCATTTTTTAGATATTAAAGATGGGGATATTTTGGATATAGGGGGAAGGAAATTAGAAGTTATAGAGGTACCAGGACATACTCCTGGTTCTATTGTTCTTTTGGATAACAAGTATAAACTTCTATTTAGTGGTGATGCTATAGGAGCTGGACATACATGGATGCAACTTCCAGGATGCCTTCCGTTAAGTAGTTATTTGGAGAGTCTGCACAAACTTGCAAAGAGAAGTAATGAATTTGAGAAAATCTATAACGGCCATTTGGCTCAAAGAAATGGTATTCCTGTGCCAAGGGAATATTTATTTGATCTTATAAAAGCTGTAGAAAAAGTGATCTCTGGTGAACTTATGGGAGAACCTTATCCTTATGGTAATTTTGGAGGATTATATGTGAATTATGGTATGGCTACGCTTGTTTATAATCCTCAAAACATTAAATAA
- a CDS encoding ABC transporter substrate-binding protein, with the protein MKKVLLFVILLLLSLISFSQMGLSQLAVNVPRNETIIANILSGRIGSPDNFNVWPATWRSPDRGIQQLMLEPLWIVDPATGKVINALAKDKPIYNSDFTKMIVKIREGCYWSDGVEFTADDVVYTVELIMKYKEMGYNASFNEYVKRVYKTDKYTVVFELKKPNARFHTYFLDRWGACRPLPKHVFEKVKDPIAFDFKPPISSGPYVLNSYDPGGYWVLWERREDWQRTPTGKLFGMPQPKYVLFYYYGPTEKQVLAQNNHQLDMADLTMEGLRSVLQTNKYARAYRKEFPYIVNVDPCVSGVIFNNAKAPWNNKEIRWALTLAIDIVDYVGLAYDYAVTVSPLHIPATPAYMEWYFKPLEPWLKNLTITVDGKPFKVYDPDVPMRIAENARKRGYNVPTDPNEIRKIFGIGWYKYAPDIAEKLLMKNGFKRDKDGKWLTPDGKPWKITILTPPNPASVNYRNAFALSQVWKKFGIETEVYATENDGTLMNVGDFEVSTSGQWPAREPWGGHPDLYRTMEQFNSSYYRPLGEYYPGHQCRWTNPQMDKVIAEMQKISWDSPKNKTLGMEGLKILAQEMPTIPTFTYPGVIGYDEYYWTNYPTAENPYCIPYHHWPNFKYMLPFLKPTGRK; encoded by the coding sequence ATGAAAAAGGTATTGTTATTTGTTATCTTGTTATTACTATCCTTAATCAGTTTTTCTCAGATGGGACTCTCTCAACTTGCTGTTAATGTTCCAAGAAACGAGACTATTATTGCAAATATTTTAAGTGGAAGAATTGGATCACCTGATAACTTTAATGTATGGCCTGCTACATGGAGATCTCCTGATAGAGGAATTCAACAATTAATGCTTGAGCCTCTTTGGATTGTGGATCCTGCAACAGGTAAAGTGATTAATGCTTTAGCAAAGGATAAACCTATTTATAATAGTGATTTTACAAAGATGATTGTAAAAATAAGAGAGGGTTGCTATTGGAGTGATGGGGTAGAATTTACTGCTGACGATGTGGTGTACACTGTGGAATTAATTATGAAGTATAAAGAAATGGGATATAATGCAAGTTTTAATGAGTATGTAAAAAGGGTATACAAAACTGATAAATACACGGTAGTATTTGAACTAAAAAAACCTAATGCAAGATTCCATACTTATTTCTTAGATAGATGGGGTGCTTGTAGACCTCTTCCAAAACATGTATTTGAAAAAGTAAAAGATCCAATTGCCTTTGATTTTAAACCTCCAATTAGTTCTGGTCCTTATGTACTTAATAGCTATGATCCAGGTGGATACTGGGTACTTTGGGAAAGAAGAGAAGATTGGCAGAGGACTCCGACAGGAAAGCTCTTTGGAATGCCTCAACCCAAATATGTATTGTTCTACTACTATGGACCAACAGAAAAGCAGGTTCTTGCTCAGAATAATCATCAACTTGATATGGCAGATCTAACCATGGAAGGATTGAGATCTGTTCTTCAAACTAATAAATATGCAAGGGCATATAGAAAAGAATTCCCATACATTGTTAACGTAGATCCTTGTGTAAGTGGTGTAATATTCAACAATGCAAAGGCTCCATGGAATAATAAAGAAATAAGATGGGCTTTAACCCTTGCAATAGATATTGTTGATTATGTAGGTCTTGCTTATGACTATGCGGTAACTGTTTCACCTCTTCATATACCTGCAACTCCTGCATATATGGAGTGGTACTTCAAGCCCTTAGAGCCATGGTTAAAGAACTTGACAATCACTGTTGATGGAAAACCATTTAAAGTATATGATCCTGATGTACCTATGAGAATAGCGGAGAATGCTAGAAAAAGAGGATACAATGTACCTACTGATCCTAATGAAATAAGAAAGATTTTTGGAATTGGATGGTATAAATATGCACCTGATATAGCAGAAAAATTACTTATGAAGAATGGATTTAAGAGAGATAAAGATGGTAAGTGGTTGACTCCTGATGGTAAGCCTTGGAAGATTACAATTCTTACTCCACCGAATCCTGCTTCTGTGAACTATAGAAATGCCTTTGCATTATCTCAGGTTTGGAAAAAGTTTGGAATTGAGACCGAAGTATATGCTACAGAGAATGATGGTACATTAATGAATGTAGGAGATTTTGAGGTATCAACTTCTGGGCAATGGCCTGCAAGGGAGCCATGGGGTGGACATCCAGACTTATATAGAACTATGGAACAATTCAACTCATCTTATTATAGACCTCTCGGCGAGTACTATCCAGGGCATCAGTGCAGATGGACCAATCCTCAAATGGATAAAGTGATAGCAGAGATGCAGAAAATCAGTTGGGATTCACCGAAGAATAAGACCCTTGGTATGGAAGGATTAAAGATATTAGCCCAAGAAATGCCAACAATTCCAACCTTTACTTATCCAGGAGTGATAGGATACGATGAATACTACTGGACCAATTATCCAACAGCAGAAAATCCATATTGTATACCATATCATCATTGGCCCAACTTTAAGTATATGTTACCATTCTTAAAGCCAACAGGAAGAAAGTAA
- a CDS encoding class I SAM-dependent methyltransferase, with product MEGRFESNWEAVFEPEDYLYFYEDMLTDEQTQIEVDFIRRELDLKDPKKILDMACGYGRHANRLALYGHEVVGVDISEKFLEMAMKEAEKLNVNVRYVLKDIREIDFEEEFDVVISMFTSFGYYEDEDNLKILKNVAKALKRGGKFLLDLSNRDFILRNFLPYVVIEREGNYMIDFNIVDITEGRIYNKRVVIRDGVKKEKPFFIRLYAPTEIKFILESLGLKVIKFFGGYDSSPLSIYSRRMIIISEKV from the coding sequence ATGGAAGGAAGATTTGAATCAAATTGGGAAGCAGTTTTCGAACCCGAAGATTATCTCTATTTTTATGAAGATATGTTAACCGATGAGCAAACCCAGATTGAAGTGGATTTTATTAGAAGAGAACTTGACTTGAAGGATCCTAAAAAAATTCTTGATATGGCATGTGGTTATGGAAGACATGCAAATAGGCTTGCTCTTTATGGACATGAAGTGGTGGGAGTAGATATAAGTGAAAAGTTTTTAGAAATGGCAATGAAAGAGGCAGAGAAGTTAAATGTTAATGTGAGATATGTTTTAAAAGATATTAGAGAAATAGATTTTGAAGAGGAGTTTGATGTAGTTATATCTATGTTCACGTCCTTTGGGTATTATGAAGACGAGGATAACTTGAAGATATTAAAAAATGTTGCTAAAGCCCTAAAAAGGGGTGGTAAATTTTTATTAGACTTAAGCAATAGAGATTTTATATTAAGAAATTTTCTACCTTATGTAGTTATTGAGAGAGAGGGTAATTATATGATTGATTTTAATATTGTAGATATAACTGAGGGGCGTATATATAACAAGAGGGTAGTAATAAGAGATGGGGTAAAAAAGGAAAAGCCTTTTTTTATAAGGCTCTATGCTCCTACCGAGATAAAGTTTATTCTTGAAAGTTTAGGATTGAAGGTTATAAAGTTTTTTGGAGGATATGATAGTAGCCCATTAAGTATTTACTCAAGAAGAATGATTATAATTTCCGAAAAGGTATAA
- a CDS encoding tetratricopeptide repeat protein: MKNLFLILFLSVFVISNLFAIDFDTANKIFFEARRDRDVEKIKALISTLEGDKDLLTSSQLLTVLADSYLEYGLWGVEGKEKEKIYEKARSYAEKAIKLDPNNGRAWYIAGASIGRLAQYRGIVQSLFMLKDFDRYISKAIEILNDPLYRTFALLAMGMRYRDVPWPLYNYEKAESYMKEALKYTPIYPNIYLELGYLYLKMGKKDLAKEMFIRVVKSDPHPWLIKTHEESVNLAKKELEKLGGI; the protein is encoded by the coding sequence ATGAAAAATCTATTTTTAATTTTGTTTCTTTCCGTTTTTGTTATTTCAAATCTTTTTGCCATAGATTTTGATACTGCCAATAAGATCTTTTTTGAAGCAAGAAGAGATAGAGACGTAGAAAAGATTAAGGCTTTAATAAGTACTTTAGAAGGTGATAAGGATCTCCTGACAAGCTCTCAACTTTTAACTGTTCTTGCGGACTCTTATCTGGAATATGGGCTTTGGGGGGTAGAAGGTAAGGAAAAAGAAAAGATCTATGAAAAGGCAAGAAGTTATGCGGAAAAAGCCATAAAGCTTGATCCTAACAATGGAAGGGCATGGTATATAGCAGGGGCTTCCATTGGAAGACTTGCTCAATATAGGGGAATAGTTCAAAGCTTATTTATGCTTAAGGATTTTGATAGGTATATAAGTAAAGCTATAGAGATTTTAAATGATCCTCTTTATAGGACTTTTGCTCTTCTGGCTATGGGTATGAGATATAGGGATGTTCCATGGCCTCTTTATAACTACGAAAAAGCAGAAAGTTATATGAAAGAAGCTTTAAAGTATACTCCAATCTATCCTAATATATATCTTGAACTTGGATATTTATATTTGAAAATGGGAAAGAAAGATCTTGCTAAGGAGATGTTTATTAGAGTGGTAAAATCCGATCCTCATCCATGGTTGATAAAAACTCATGAGGAATCGGTCAATCTTGCTAAGAAGGAATTAGAAAAGTTAGGGGGGATTTAG
- a CDS encoding glycoside hydrolase family 5 protein, with protein sequence MKLKVFLLLALLLFVAGCTSYELKLEMLPLLRGINMGNALEAPREGEWGVVIKDEYFKIIKNAGFSHVRIPIRWSAHADLNPPYTIEKSFFDRVDHVVNEALRNNLFVVINIHHYEEIMQYPEKHKNRFLALWKQIAEHYKDYPNTLIFELLNEPCMNLTSDLWNKYLAEAIKVIRVSNPDRFIVVGPVNWNSVYALRDLRLPKDEKNIIVTFHYYNPFYFTHQGAEWVQPSPPVGVKWWGREDEKAEIDRELDMAVEWSIRNGKVPLYMGEFGAYSKADMDSRVRWTSYVARSAEKRGIAWAYWEFCAGFGAFDPIKNEWRIPLLKALIPETKL encoded by the coding sequence ATGAAATTGAAAGTATTCTTGTTATTGGCTTTGCTTTTGTTTGTGGCAGGCTGTACCTCCTATGAACTTAAATTGGAGATGCTACCTCTCCTTAGAGGTATAAACATGGGAAATGCTCTTGAAGCCCCAAGAGAGGGGGAGTGGGGTGTAGTTATAAAAGATGAATATTTTAAGATCATCAAAAATGCAGGTTTTTCACATGTTAGAATTCCCATAAGGTGGAGTGCTCATGCAGATTTGAACCCTCCTTATACTATAGAAAAATCATTTTTTGATAGAGTAGATCATGTAGTAAATGAAGCTTTAAGGAATAATCTTTTTGTGGTGATCAATATTCATCACTATGAGGAGATAATGCAGTATCCTGAGAAGCATAAAAATAGATTTTTAGCTTTATGGAAGCAAATAGCGGAACATTATAAAGATTATCCTAATACTTTAATTTTTGAACTTTTAAATGAACCTTGCATGAATTTAACTTCAGATCTATGGAATAAATACTTAGCAGAAGCCATAAAAGTGATAAGAGTAAGTAATCCTGATCGATTTATAGTGGTAGGTCCTGTGAATTGGAATAGTGTTTATGCTCTGAGAGACTTAAGATTACCAAAGGACGAAAAGAATATTATAGTTACCTTCCATTATTATAACCCCTTTTATTTTACCCATCAGGGAGCTGAGTGGGTACAGCCTTCTCCTCCTGTGGGAGTAAAATGGTGGGGAAGGGAAGATGAAAAAGCAGAAATTGATAGAGAGCTTGATATGGCAGTAGAATGGTCCATAAGGAATGGTAAAGTACCCCTTTATATGGGAGAATTTGGAGCGTATTCTAAGGCAGATATGGACTCAAGGGTAAGATGGACAAGTTATGTAGCAAGATCAGCTGAGAAAAGAGGTATAGCTTGGGCATACTGGGAATTTTGTGCAGGATTTGGAGCTTTTGATCCTATAAAAAATGAATGGAGAATACCTTTGTTAAAAGCCCTTATACCTGAAACTAAATTATAA